A section of the Paenibacillus aurantius genome encodes:
- a CDS encoding response regulator transcription factor: MSEIKASILVVDDEERIRRLLRMYLEKEGYVIEEAEDGETALQKALDQDYDLILLDLMLPGIDGIEVCLRLRQYKATPVIMLTAKGEESNRVQGFEVGTDDYVVKPFSPREVIYRVKAILRRSSATAYLSKEANTSNNIVFPNLVIEHDAHRVTAGGQEVSLTPKEYELLHYLAVSPDKVFSREELLKDVWNYEFFGDLRTVDTHVKRLREKLNKVSPDAAAMITTVWGVGYKLEVPK; the protein is encoded by the coding sequence ATGTCGGAAATCAAAGCCAGTATTCTTGTTGTTGACGATGAGGAAAGAATCCGCCGCCTGCTTCGTATGTATTTGGAGAAGGAAGGCTATGTCATTGAGGAGGCCGAGGACGGGGAAACGGCCCTTCAGAAAGCGTTGGATCAGGATTATGACCTGATTCTTCTTGATTTGATGCTGCCCGGGATCGACGGGATTGAAGTCTGTCTCCGCCTGAGGCAGTATAAGGCCACACCCGTCATTATGCTGACGGCCAAGGGGGAGGAATCGAACCGGGTTCAAGGCTTCGAGGTAGGAACCGACGATTACGTCGTGAAGCCGTTCTCTCCGAGAGAAGTGATTTACCGGGTAAAAGCGATTCTGCGCCGCTCCTCGGCGACGGCTTACCTGTCGAAGGAAGCCAACACGAGCAACAACATTGTATTCCCGAACCTGGTCATCGAGCATGATGCCCACCGGGTAACGGCAGGGGGGCAGGAGGTCTCGCTGACTCCGAAGGAGTACGAGCTTCTTCATTACCTGGCCGTGTCGCCCGACAAGGTGTTCTCCCGCGAGGAGCTTCTCAAGGACGTATGGAATTATGAATTTTTCGGCGATCTCCGGACCGTCGATACTCACGTGAAGCGCCTGCGCGAGAAGCTGAACAAGGTTTCCCCGGATGCGGCAGCCATGATTACAACCGTCTGGGGAGTCGGCTACAAGCTTGAGGTGCCCAAATAG
- the ccsA gene encoding cytochrome c biogenesis protein CcsA, with protein sequence MTSLTDSISSWSSNFFIIAFALYCVAFLLFVVSLTGKKWNHGDPEAHTRKWGGTAFTVTLIAFLCHLIFFFTRWYAGGHIPTSNMYEFMTFLGMMIVLAFIIVFLLYRKHVLGAFALPVAIIILAYAAVFPQEIQPLIPALQSYWLKIHVTTAATGEAFFAVGFAGGIMYLLRSIDFTDRSPSARKEQKWLEFTLLVMVMIIGFVGSIFSFNAAGYKAKFTETVTYTDKAGVEQTMEQETLYVLPPLVMPHNGQTIEMTPFLGMNEPLFRAPSWMKGASAGRKLNTVIWSVLSGLILYGVCRLIARKPLGAAIAPLMNGLDKEDLDEISYRSIAIGYPIFTLGALIFAMIWAHEAWGRFWGWDPKEVWALITWLFYAAYLHLRLSRGWTGKRSSWLSVIGFIVVMFTLIGVNLVIAGLHSYAGV encoded by the coding sequence GTGACTTCGTTAACCGATTCAATCAGCTCTTGGAGCTCCAATTTCTTTATTATCGCCTTCGCTCTTTACTGCGTGGCCTTTCTCCTGTTTGTGGTTTCCTTAACAGGGAAAAAGTGGAACCACGGGGATCCGGAAGCCCACACCCGCAAATGGGGCGGGACGGCTTTCACGGTAACGCTGATCGCCTTTCTCTGCCATCTGATCTTCTTCTTTACCCGATGGTATGCGGGCGGTCATATTCCGACCAGCAACATGTATGAATTCATGACTTTCCTCGGCATGATGATCGTTCTGGCTTTTATCATTGTTTTCCTGCTGTACCGCAAGCATGTGCTCGGCGCGTTCGCACTTCCCGTTGCGATCATCATCCTGGCTTACGCGGCGGTCTTTCCTCAGGAAATTCAGCCGCTCATTCCGGCGCTGCAAAGCTATTGGCTCAAAATCCACGTCACCACCGCCGCAACAGGGGAGGCCTTCTTCGCCGTCGGCTTCGCGGGCGGAATCATGTATCTACTTCGCAGCATCGATTTCACGGACCGGTCCCCGTCCGCGCGCAAGGAACAGAAGTGGCTGGAGTTTACCCTGTTGGTCATGGTCATGATCATCGGCTTCGTCGGGTCCATCTTCTCCTTTAACGCGGCGGGTTACAAAGCGAAGTTCACGGAAACCGTGACCTATACGGACAAAGCGGGCGTGGAGCAGACCATGGAACAGGAGACGCTGTATGTTCTTCCTCCGCTTGTGATGCCCCACAACGGGCAAACGATAGAAATGACTCCGTTTCTCGGAATGAACGAGCCTCTTTTCCGGGCGCCCTCCTGGATGAAAGGAGCGTCGGCGGGACGGAAGCTGAACACGGTGATCTGGTCCGTCCTGTCCGGCCTGATCCTATACGGCGTATGCCGGCTGATTGCCCGCAAGCCGCTCGGGGCCGCGATCGCGCCTCTCATGAACGGTCTGGATAAGGAGGATCTCGATGAGATCAGCTACCGTTCCATTGCCATAGGCTATCCTATCTTTACCCTGGGAGCCCTGATCTTCGCCATGATCTGGGCGCATGAGGCCTGGGGACGCTTCTGGGGATGGGATCCGAAGGAAGTGTGGGCTCTCATTACCTGGTTGTTCTACGCGGCCTACCTGCACCTGCGCCTGTCGCGGGGATGGACGGGGAAACGTTCCTCCTGGTTGTCCGTAATAGGTTTTATCGTCGTTATGTTTACCTTGATAGGCGTTAACCTGGTCATTGCCGGCCTGCACTCTTACGCAGGGGTTTAA
- a CDS encoding ATP-binding protein, whose product MFILKSVVGKLWMTIIALVAVVLIILGLFLFRYIDTSFPKSNDQIATLKSLAGKIAGDAGIHRNDTNYVQAMKDLLHAQDAGILLIERKPENLHAELELPGGQKEKLSDILPPAELNTVMSGKTLAPVPFSSYTGDNTREDFLITAVPVTGNEQGASTHSLLLFQSKKSVENTQTYVKKLFALVSFIGFLLTTFFAFFLITRITRPLVELKKAADFITRGEYGTRVPVLSDDEIGDLTNTFNLMGDQLEETIKDLNHEKDNLSSVLRSMADAVISFDVEGKVIFTNPEGEKLLEDWAAIAWEDPEEGEERARRAPLIPMPLQQLFEQVVSDTREITSKIHVQSSVWSIIIAPLYSKDVIRGAVAVLRDVTEENRLEKLRKDFVANVSHELRTPLSMLQGYSEALIDDIAASPEERKELAQVIHDESLRMGRLVKDLLDLARMEAGHMELNFREVDLDPLLKRVHRKFYAYGKERGIRFELDMRTPGLHLHRADEDRLEQVMTNLLDNAVRHSPPDTAIIIRAEETEWKGRPAVSLEIEDQGQGIPAGDLPYIFERFYKADKARTRGSSGGTGLGLAIVKNIVDAHQGTIQARSTVGQGTTFSILLPVEGTPGSA is encoded by the coding sequence GTGTTCATTCTCAAAAGTGTCGTGGGCAAGCTCTGGATGACGATTATTGCACTGGTGGCTGTCGTGCTTATCATCCTGGGCTTGTTTCTTTTTAGGTACATCGACACAAGCTTTCCGAAATCGAACGACCAGATCGCGACGCTCAAAAGCCTGGCCGGCAAAATAGCGGGAGACGCCGGGATCCACCGCAACGACACCAATTACGTTCAAGCGATGAAGGATCTGCTGCATGCCCAGGACGCCGGCATTCTGCTTATCGAACGGAAGCCGGAGAACCTTCACGCCGAGCTGGAGCTGCCGGGGGGGCAGAAGGAGAAGCTGTCGGACATCCTTCCGCCGGCGGAGCTTAACACCGTTATGTCCGGCAAAACGTTAGCTCCCGTCCCGTTCTCCAGCTATACGGGAGACAACACCCGCGAGGACTTCCTGATTACCGCCGTCCCCGTAACCGGGAACGAACAAGGTGCCTCCACGCATAGCCTGCTCTTGTTCCAATCGAAGAAGTCCGTGGAGAACACCCAGACGTATGTGAAGAAGCTGTTTGCCCTTGTCTCGTTCATTGGCTTTCTGTTAACCACGTTCTTCGCGTTCTTCCTGATTACCCGGATTACCCGCCCTCTTGTCGAGCTGAAGAAAGCCGCGGACTTTATTACCCGGGGGGAATACGGGACACGCGTTCCGGTTCTGTCTGATGATGAAATCGGCGATCTTACCAATACCTTTAACCTGATGGGGGATCAGCTGGAAGAAACGATCAAGGATCTTAACCATGAGAAGGACAACCTCTCGAGCGTTCTGCGGAGCATGGCGGACGCCGTCATCTCCTTCGATGTGGAAGGCAAGGTGATCTTCACGAATCCCGAAGGAGAGAAGCTCCTGGAAGATTGGGCGGCCATCGCCTGGGAAGATCCCGAAGAAGGAGAAGAGAGAGCCAGACGGGCGCCGCTCATTCCCATGCCGCTGCAGCAGCTGTTCGAGCAGGTGGTAAGCGATACCCGGGAGATCACGTCCAAAATTCATGTGCAGAGCAGCGTATGGTCCATTATTATCGCTCCCTTGTACTCGAAGGACGTCATAAGGGGAGCAGTAGCCGTGCTGCGCGATGTAACGGAAGAGAACCGGCTGGAGAAGCTGCGCAAGGACTTTGTGGCGAACGTCTCCCACGAGCTGAGGACGCCGCTGTCCATGCTGCAGGGCTACAGCGAGGCGCTGATCGACGATATCGCGGCTTCCCCGGAGGAGAGGAAGGAGCTGGCCCAGGTCATTCATGACGAATCCCTTCGCATGGGCCGTCTGGTCAAAGACCTTCTGGATCTGGCCCGTATGGAGGCCGGCCATATGGAGCTTAACTTCCGTGAGGTCGATCTGGATCCTCTGCTGAAGCGCGTTCACCGGAAATTTTATGCCTACGGCAAGGAACGGGGAATCCGTTTTGAGCTGGACATGCGGACTCCTGGACTTCACCTTCACCGAGCGGATGAAGACCGGCTGGAGCAGGTGATGACGAACCTGTTGGACAATGCGGTTAGACATTCTCCTCCCGATACGGCCATCATCATCCGGGCCGAGGAAACGGAATGGAAAGGGCGTCCCGCCGTTTCGCTGGAAATCGAAGACCAGGGGCAGGGGATTCCGGCAGGAGACCTCCCCTACATCTTCG